One genomic region from Chloroflexota bacterium encodes:
- the rbsK gene encoding ribokinase: MNPATAFRPRIVSLGSINMDLVAVASALPKPGETVMGDGFATLPGGKGANQAVAAARLGADVRMVGRVGDDMFSPMLIANLEANGVDVSDVMTTPGSSSGIAVILLDNERQNYIVGIYGANMACDAVQVEAASRVLDGADALLLQMEIPFDVSLAAAQIAQRMGVRVIFDPAPPSAIPFSSYEFFDIVAPNQSEAEVLTGVVVDGIDSAHEAARILRSRGVRTALIKLGEQGVVYSSEEGFGHLPAFQVEALDTVAAGDGFAGALAVALAEGQPLDRALRFASAAGALVVTKRGARDAMPDRVEVERLLHSQ; this comes from the coding sequence ATGAATCCAGCAACTGCATTCCGGCCCAGGATCGTTTCGCTTGGCAGCATCAATATGGACTTGGTTGCGGTGGCCTCAGCCCTGCCAAAGCCCGGCGAGACTGTGATGGGAGACGGCTTTGCCACCCTGCCCGGAGGTAAGGGAGCGAATCAGGCCGTAGCGGCCGCACGTCTCGGGGCTGATGTACGCATGGTCGGCCGGGTGGGGGACGACATGTTCAGCCCCATGTTGATTGCAAACCTGGAAGCCAACGGGGTCGATGTTTCGGATGTGATGACCACGCCCGGCTCGTCGTCAGGCATTGCCGTTATTCTGCTCGACAATGAGCGGCAAAACTACATTGTGGGCATCTACGGGGCGAATATGGCGTGCGACGCAGTCCAGGTGGAGGCCGCCAGTCGCGTCCTCGACGGAGCCGACGCTCTCCTCCTGCAAATGGAAATCCCCTTTGATGTTTCGCTGGCAGCCGCCCAAATCGCTCAACGAATGGGAGTCCGGGTAATCTTTGACCCCGCTCCACCATCGGCTATTCCCTTCTCGTCTTACGAATTCTTCGACATCGTTGCCCCCAACCAGTCCGAAGCTGAAGTCCTGACCGGCGTCGTGGTTGACGGCATAGATTCCGCGCATGAGGCGGCGCGAATACTCCGGTCACGAGGCGTCAGGACGGCCCTCATCAAATTGGGTGAGCAAGGCGTCGTTTACTCATCCGAAGAGGGCTTCGGACACCTTCCCGCCTTTCAGGTCGAAGCGCTCGATACCGTGGCCGCCGGAGACGGTTTCGCCGGCGCCCTCGCCGTTGCCCTCGCCGAGGGTCAGCCGCTCGATCGCGCCCTTCGCTTTGCATCCGCTGCCGGCGCGCTCGTCGTCACCAAGCGCGGAGCGCGGG